In the Leptospiraceae bacterium genome, one interval contains:
- a CDS encoding universal stress protein yields MDKHIKRILIPIDGSASSKKALELGISIAKAAKAEVFVLEVVEEFGPLPGYYENPPAGKERVKWISDQRLEKVHTILDSSDIKWKRLVEEGYPAEKICEVASKEKIDQIVIGSRGNSAFARFLVGSVSDRVVHHAPCSVTVVR; encoded by the coding sequence ATGGATAAACATATTAAAAGAATTTTGATTCCGATTGATGGATCTGCCAGCTCTAAGAAAGCCCTTGAATTAGGAATCTCGATTGCAAAAGCTGCAAAAGCAGAAGTTTTTGTTTTAGAGGTGGTCGAAGAATTTGGACCTCTTCCGGGCTATTATGAAAATCCTCCTGCCGGAAAAGAACGTGTAAAGTGGATATCCGATCAAAGACTCGAAAAAGTTCATACTATTTTAGATTCATCAGATATTAAATGGAAACGCCTTGTTGAGGAAGGATACCCTGCCGAAAAGATTTGTGAAGTTGCCTCGAAAGAAAAAATTGATCAAATTGTAATCGGTAGCAGAGGAAACTCTGCATTTGCAAGATTTTTAGTAGGTTCTGTTTCGGATAGAGTCGTTCATCATGCTCCATGCAGTGTGACTGTTGTTCGATAA
- a CDS encoding flippase-like domain-containing protein: MKKLLVGVVTSLLAVSFLISKIEFYEFYKIKERINYFYLIPFILGSIFGLILFGARWYILLEKKMKYKLALASVILGGGANMILPARGGDILRIFYCKKESHILYPTLLSKIFIEKVVDFITVILIGLVSFFLLGINQQKSSNLAIFTFSGILVLGLIAVLLYLRYKNQSFIRILSLPFMLIRKEEFFHSKVKEHIVDLGEFLTLRAFLKPALISLFMWLCAYSTIYLGIFGLLGMQISYIEIIFLIFCGAMGVAIPSAPSGIGVFHASIISGFVLLGKTSANGLVYATILHLAQFIFYGFFALIIYVSWIWTRRHSHVNHNNTC, translated from the coding sequence TTGAAAAAACTTCTTGTAGGAGTTGTCACGAGTCTTCTTGCAGTTAGTTTCTTAATCAGTAAAATCGAGTTCTATGAATTTTATAAGATCAAAGAGAGAATAAATTATTTTTATTTAATACCATTTATTCTTGGTAGTATCTTTGGTCTTATTCTATTTGGTGCAAGATGGTACATTCTTCTTGAAAAAAAAATGAAATACAAACTCGCTTTGGCCTCGGTTATTTTAGGTGGTGGAGCGAATATGATTCTACCGGCCAGAGGTGGAGATATACTTAGAATTTTTTATTGTAAAAAAGAATCTCATATTCTTTATCCAACCCTTCTTTCAAAAATTTTTATTGAGAAAGTAGTGGATTTTATCACTGTAATCCTCATTGGTTTAGTTTCTTTTTTTCTCTTAGGAATCAATCAACAGAAGTCCTCTAATTTGGCAATTTTTACTTTTTCGGGAATTTTGGTACTTGGACTTATTGCAGTTTTGCTTTACCTTCGATACAAAAATCAATCTTTCATAAGAATACTTTCTCTTCCATTTATGTTAATAAGAAAGGAAGAATTTTTTCATTCTAAAGTTAAAGAGCATATTGTGGATTTAGGAGAGTTTCTTACTTTAAGAGCTTTTTTAAAACCAGCGTTAATATCTCTTTTTATGTGGTTGTGTGCATATTCAACAATTTATCTTGGAATTTTTGGCTTACTCGGAATGCAAATTTCATATATAGAAATTATTTTTTTAATATTTTGTGGGGCTATGGGTGTCGCTATTCCATCAGCTCCTTCCGGGATAGGTGTTTTTCATGCTTCTATAATCTCTGGTTTTGTATTATTGGGAAAAACTTCAGCAAACGGTCTTGTTTATGCGACAATTTTACATTTAGCTCAATTTATTTTTTACGGTTTTTTTGCACTAATCATTTATGTAAGCTGGATTTGGACAAGAAGACATTCTCACGTAAACCACAACAATACTTGTTAA
- a CDS encoding DUF1564 family protein — protein MNPEKFERTQSSLLIPEKYMDEFTSRTETISREDYLHELLERYRNVLLWTLKKLDCVKTVYQEEGQNLQKKNFRPENADWIELGEFAQWLGISRTALFTLLLLLDIAGWDIIIPAKFYDFGVPPKVSSIAVGVYLSKRKTTRYNRLIRHKKWRKTKKSKKIY, from the coding sequence TTGAATCCAGAAAAATTTGAACGAACGCAGTCAAGTCTGCTTATTCCAGAAAAATATATGGATGAGTTTACCTCGAGGACTGAAACTATTTCGAGAGAGGATTACTTGCACGAATTGTTGGAGAGATACAGGAATGTGTTACTTTGGACTTTGAAAAAGTTGGATTGTGTTAAAACGGTGTATCAGGAAGAAGGGCAGAATCTTCAGAAGAAGAATTTTCGTCCTGAGAACGCAGATTGGATTGAGCTTGGTGAGTTTGCTCAATGGCTTGGTATTTCCCGAACGGCTCTTTTTACTCTTCTTTTGCTGCTTGACATTGCCGGATGGGACATAATCATCCCTGCCAAGTTCTATGACTTTGGAGTTCCACCCAAGGTCAGTTCGATTGCGGTAGGAGTCTATCTCTCCAAGAGAAAAACCACACGATACAATAGGCTGATACGACATAAGAAGTGGCGAAAAACCAAAAAAAGCAAAAAAATATACTAA
- a CDS encoding HEAT repeat domain-containing protein → MKTSLIATLLFFFASTVYSVEKGYFSEKLNEKNFLETNTMQDFSKNSNTTLITVKDDGDDSTDDDDSNKKDESAPKEGDKKAAPETKTEKARIEEAKSLILRYESRRNRSGENAIIRLLQKHPIPEVRAEAADALGRMRTGLKTLHRAIETDGYLVRQAAYNSIAIIGSQSSFKYFLRGTKSKYPEIRAASYKGLGKLRSSTGREIIVSEGLKSEDVKVLGAALEGLGYYNVAEDRTTFKKYIESSQIELVMQALIGLSHHRSKESLDLIYKTLEIKPNLAPFIRYIAYNLASNNQTFGATLVLVKLYLMTKDDDTKKYIEKVLAYRRNATGRYAIIKSNQATIKRSPNARGDRIITLSKGEIVKIKRVAPKLYKARIAGKILEDYYYLVQLAYDDGIVKKNYLEGWVYGAKIDVINISKTTGSDLRERETDDDEDEFDNSAVNKKEKKEEVKSEDDED, encoded by the coding sequence TTGAAAACATCGCTCATAGCAACACTCCTATTCTTTTTTGCTTCAACTGTCTATTCAGTTGAAAAAGGGTATTTCTCTGAAAAACTCAACGAGAAAAATTTTCTTGAAACAAACACAATGCAAGATTTTTCCAAAAATTCCAACACTACGCTAATCACAGTGAAAGATGATGGTGATGATTCAACGGATGATGATGACTCAAATAAAAAAGATGAGTCAGCACCAAAAGAAGGAGACAAAAAAGCTGCACCGGAAACTAAAACCGAAAAAGCCAGAATAGAAGAAGCAAAAAGTCTTATCTTGCGTTACGAGTCACGCAGAAACAGATCCGGTGAAAATGCAATTATCAGACTATTGCAAAAACACCCGATCCCTGAAGTTCGTGCTGAAGCAGCAGATGCCCTCGGGAGAATGCGAACAGGTCTTAAAACTTTACACAGAGCGATTGAAACAGATGGGTATTTAGTGCGTCAGGCGGCATACAATTCGATTGCGATTATCGGATCACAAAGCTCCTTTAAATATTTCCTGAGAGGAACAAAATCAAAATACCCGGAAATCAGAGCTGCATCATACAAAGGACTTGGAAAACTTCGTTCATCGACTGGAAGAGAAATAATTGTTTCAGAAGGACTTAAATCGGAAGACGTAAAAGTGCTTGGTGCTGCATTAGAAGGACTAGGATATTATAATGTAGCTGAAGATAGGACTACATTCAAAAAATATATTGAGTCTAGTCAAATCGAGCTTGTAATGCAAGCACTAATCGGTCTTAGCCACCATCGATCCAAAGAAAGTTTAGACCTTATTTATAAAACTCTCGAAATTAAACCAAATCTTGCTCCTTTCATTCGTTATATTGCTTATAACTTGGCAAGCAACAACCAAACATTTGGAGCTACACTTGTTCTCGTAAAACTCTATCTTATGACTAAAGACGATGACACAAAAAAATATATCGAAAAAGTTTTAGCGTATAGAAGGAATGCTACCGGACGTTATGCGATAATCAAATCCAACCAAGCTACGATTAAGAGAAGTCCAAACGCCAGAGGTGACAGAATCATCACCTTGTCTAAAGGAGAAATAGTTAAAATTAAAAGAGTAGCTCCCAAACTTTATAAAGCAAGAATTGCAGGGAAGATCTTAGAAGATTACTACTATTTAGTTCAGTTAGCTTATGACGATGGAATCGTAAAGAAAAATTATCTTGAAGGTTGGGTTTACGGTGCAAAGATCGATGTAATCAATATTTCCAAAACTACCGGTTCTGACCTTAGAGAAAGAGAAACCGATGACGATGAAGATGAATTTGATAACTCTGCGGTGAATAAAAAAGAGAAAAAAGAAGAAGTAAAAAGCGAAGATGATGAAGATTAA
- a CDS encoding VOC family protein, protein MRPFKVLGIQQIAIGGDSKDRLSHFWIDIMGLTKVGQFRSEKENVDEDIVRIGEGPFSVEVDLMMPIDSNKSPKVHDPKLNHFGLWIDDLQKCVEYLTEKKVRFTPGGIRKGAAGYDVCFIHPKGNDEFPFCGEGVLIELIQAPKEVIEAFRKYFHK, encoded by the coding sequence ATGCGACCTTTTAAAGTGTTAGGAATTCAACAAATTGCAATTGGTGGAGACAGCAAAGATCGTCTTTCACATTTCTGGATAGATATTATGGGGTTGACAAAGGTAGGTCAATTCAGAAGCGAAAAAGAAAATGTGGACGAAGACATTGTGAGAATTGGTGAAGGCCCTTTTTCCGTGGAAGTAGATTTGATGATGCCGATTGATTCGAATAAAAGTCCCAAGGTTCATGATCCTAAATTAAATCATTTCGGGTTGTGGATTGATGACTTGCAAAAGTGCGTAGAGTATCTTACTGAAAAAAAAGTTCGGTTTACTCCCGGAGGAATTCGCAAAGGTGCTGCCGGTTATGATGTGTGTTTTATTCATCCTAAGGGAAATGATGAGTTCCCATTTTGTGGCGAAGGCGTTTTGATTGAATTGATACAAGCACCCAAGGAAGTGATCGAGGCGTTTCGTAAGTATTTCCATAAATAA